A single region of the Streptococcus sanguinis genome encodes:
- a CDS encoding DUF2130 domain-containing protein: MNEIKCPNCGEVFTVNESQYSELLSQVRTAEFDKEIHARIEQELALAEQKYQNAQQALLSQKEQEISKLQSQIAQFETQQELAKKEAEQAASLQLQEKDKEVQQLESQLTTLRLEHENQLQKTLSALEKERDEVKNQLVLQEKEAALAQTSLKERYEVELRQKDETIEFYKDFKAKQSTKMIGESLEQHCEYEFNKNRMAMFPRAEFGKDNDARTGSKGDYIYREVDENGVEILSIMFEMKNEGDETATKKKNEHFFKELDKDRREKGCEYAILVTLLEADSELYNSGIVDVSYAYEKMYVIRPQFFLPMITLLRNAALNSLQYKQELALVREQNIDITHFEEDLDAFKVAFAKNYQSASTNFGKAIEEIDKAIRRMEEIKKFLTTSENQLRLANNKLDDVSVKKLTRKNPTMKAKFEALKE; the protein is encoded by the coding sequence ATGAATGAAATCAAATGCCCCAACTGCGGGGAGGTTTTTACTGTCAATGAGAGCCAGTACAGTGAGCTTTTGTCGCAGGTTCGGACAGCAGAGTTTGACAAGGAGATTCATGCTCGGATTGAGCAGGAACTGGCTTTAGCAGAGCAAAAATACCAGAATGCCCAACAAGCCCTGCTATCGCAGAAAGAGCAGGAAATTAGCAAGCTTCAAAGTCAGATTGCTCAGTTTGAGACCCAGCAGGAATTGGCAAAGAAAGAGGCGGAGCAGGCAGCTAGTCTTCAATTGCAGGAGAAGGATAAGGAAGTTCAGCAATTGGAAAGTCAACTGACAACTCTGCGTTTGGAGCATGAAAATCAACTGCAAAAGACCTTGTCTGCGCTGGAAAAAGAGCGAGACGAGGTTAAGAACCAGCTAGTCTTGCAAGAAAAGGAAGCAGCGCTGGCTCAGACCTCGCTCAAAGAGCGCTATGAGGTAGAGCTGCGGCAGAAAGATGAGACAATAGAGTTCTACAAGGATTTTAAAGCCAAGCAGTCCACTAAGATGATTGGTGAGAGTTTGGAACAGCACTGCGAGTACGAGTTCAACAAGAACCGTATGGCCATGTTTCCACGAGCGGAGTTTGGCAAAGACAATGATGCCAGAACAGGCAGCAAGGGCGACTACATTTACCGTGAGGTGGATGAAAATGGTGTAGAAATCCTCTCGATCATGTTTGAGATGAAAAATGAAGGTGATGAGACAGCGACCAAGAAGAAAAACGAGCATTTCTTCAAAGAGTTGGATAAGGATCGGCGGGAGAAAGGCTGTGAGTATGCCATTCTGGTGACACTTCTTGAGGCTGACAGCGAGCTCTACAATTCGGGTATTGTCGATGTGTCCTATGCCTATGAGAAGATGTATGTTATCCGGCCTCAGTTCTTCCTCCCCATGATTACACTTCTACGTAATGCTGCTCTCAACTCGCTCCAGTACAAGCAGGAACTGGCCTTGGTGCGGGAGCAGAATATTGATATTACGCATTTTGAGGAAGATTTGGATGCCTTTAAAGTAGCTTTCGCTAAGAACTATCAGTCTGCTTCGACCAACTTTGGCAAGGCAATCGAAGAGATTGACAAAGCTATCCGCCGGATGGAAGAAATCAAGAAGTTCCTGACGACCTCTGAAAACCAGCTGCGCTTAGCAAATAACAAACTGGACGATGTCTCTGTCAAAAAATTGACACGTAAAAACCCTACCATGAAAGCTAAGTTTGAAGCTTTGAAAGAGTGA
- a CDS encoding ABC transporter ATP-binding protein gives MLNILKKFFDFCTAEDRRKFYQSIYLGVIKSFIIALRIPAIGLVVMGLIEKNLSMQTFWLALGIMLVSTVLNVWITLKITMLQTEAGYHTCAQKRIEIAEHMRYLPMGYFNQNSLGKITSVTTNTLEGLSDVATRVVMMTVQGFLTTGLITVLVFLYDWRVGLVLLVGLVLFLLPNTLMRWQVGKVSDVKYQADTDLVAVVLEYSQGIAEVKNYNLVNRSAKKLSKAIDRKSQLDTKMTLVTSPYIALQGIVTKLTGLFMGLFSIYFYLNGSMELLVTIMMIVSGFMIYENLDGVGSFSSLLRIVDLSVDMVNQVLAIQPMDISGQDIEPKSSRIELRDVSFSYGNKKIIDQVSLTIPEKTTTALVGPSGSGKTTLCNLIARFWDVDQGSISLDGHDVRDYSYDSLIRNFSFVFQSVYLFEDTIANNIRFGKPEASQEEVIEAAKKAACHDFILSLPDGYDTKIGEGGASLSGGERQRISIARAIIKDAPIIILDEATANVDPENEEALMQAIQALTRDKTIIMIAHRLKTVEHADQILVLDQGRIVEQGKHQDLLAKQGIYSKFIQERKTAASWRIEIGE, from the coding sequence ATGCTTAATATACTGAAGAAATTCTTTGATTTCTGTACGGCAGAGGATCGCAGGAAATTTTATCAATCCATTTATCTGGGCGTCATCAAGTCCTTTATCATCGCTCTGCGTATCCCAGCAATTGGCCTAGTCGTTATGGGACTGATTGAGAAGAATCTCTCTATGCAGACCTTCTGGCTGGCTCTGGGCATCATGCTGGTATCCACTGTGCTAAACGTCTGGATTACCCTGAAAATTACCATGCTGCAGACGGAAGCGGGCTATCATACCTGTGCTCAGAAGCGGATTGAAATTGCCGAGCACATGCGCTATTTGCCCATGGGTTACTTTAATCAAAATAGCTTGGGCAAGATTACCAGTGTTACGACCAATACGCTGGAAGGGCTGTCTGATGTAGCTACACGAGTGGTTATGATGACTGTGCAGGGCTTTCTGACGACTGGTCTCATCACCGTTTTGGTCTTTCTCTATGATTGGCGGGTTGGTCTGGTTCTATTGGTTGGTCTTGTCCTCTTTCTCCTGCCAAATACCCTCATGCGTTGGCAAGTTGGCAAAGTTTCTGATGTCAAGTATCAGGCAGATACGGATCTAGTGGCCGTTGTCTTGGAGTATAGCCAAGGTATCGCAGAGGTTAAAAACTACAATCTAGTTAACCGCTCTGCTAAAAAGTTGTCTAAGGCTATTGACCGCAAGAGTCAGCTAGATACCAAAATGACACTAGTGACTTCACCTTACATTGCCCTCCAGGGCATAGTGACCAAGCTGACCGGTCTCTTTATGGGGCTTTTCTCTATCTACTTTTACCTCAATGGCAGTATGGAGCTTCTGGTAACCATTATGATGATTGTCAGTGGTTTTATGATTTATGAAAATCTAGACGGCGTTGGCTCTTTCTCTTCTCTCCTGCGCATTGTTGATTTGTCGGTTGATATGGTCAATCAAGTTTTGGCTATCCAGCCGATGGACATCAGCGGTCAGGATATTGAGCCTAAGAGCAGTCGGATTGAGCTGAGAGATGTTAGCTTCTCTTATGGAAATAAGAAAATCATTGACCAGGTTTCCCTCACCATTCCCGAAAAAACAACAACTGCTCTGGTCGGACCTTCTGGATCAGGTAAAACAACGCTTTGCAACCTCATTGCCCGCTTCTGGGATGTGGACCAAGGAAGTATCAGTCTGGACGGACATGATGTTAGAGATTACAGCTATGACAGCCTGATTCGTAATTTCAGCTTTGTCTTCCAAAGCGTCTATCTCTTTGAGGATACTATTGCTAATAACATTCGTTTTGGCAAGCCGGAGGCCAGTCAGGAAGAAGTAATAGAGGCTGCCAAGAAAGCTGCCTGTCATGACTTTATCCTCTCACTGCCTGATGGCTATGACACCAAGATTGGTGAAGGAGGTGCCAGTCTTTCTGGAGGTGAGCGCCAGCGTATTTCCATCGCTCGGGCTATTATCAAGGATGCACCTATTATCATTCTTGATGAAGCAACAGCCAATGTTGACCCAGAAAACGAAGAAGCTCTCATGCAGGCTATTCAGGCTCTGACTCGCGATAAGACTATCATCATGATTGCCCACCGACTCAAGACAGTTGAGCATGCAGATCAGATTTTGGTGCTGGATCAAGGCCGCATTGTCGAACAAGGCAAACACCAAGACTTACTAGCTAAACAAGGCATTTACAGTAAATTTATCCAAGAAAGAAAAACAGCCGCCAGCTGGCGGATTGAGATAGGTGAGTGA
- a CDS encoding ABC transporter ATP-binding protein: MKKKSVLAWIWDFVSLHKIYFVLSLIFAFASVISGFLPYFFIGGMINQLLNGNKNWDFYLHQSAWAGMAWIGYWGFHGISTMLSHTATFKILAEMRHRLTDKLARLPLGTVLSQSSGSYKNIIVERVDATETTLAHLIPEFTAGIFGPIIVLIAMLIIDWRLTLLSLLTIPIVALAYMRMAVNSEADYQNTLVKTKKLNDTAVEYINGIEVIKVFGKEKFSYDKFVTAAREGADCFIEWMRKFNLEMGIVTAFLPSGLLFLLPAGCYFYLQGSLTASNFILMIILSLSLLTPLILVASYMDDLRKIGTIFGQVIDILEKPDLKRPQELRELPKGRDLVMTDVSFGYTDEEEVLHDISLDIQASSINALVGPSGSGKSTIAKLLASFWDVTSGQITYGGLDIRQLPLDYYSRQIAYVTQDNYLFDETIMENIRMGNPAASDEEVIEIARRCGCYDFIMNLEDGFETQVGSGGGHLSGGERQRIAIARAMLKDAPILILDEATAYTDPENEARIQSSLARLIEGRTLIVIAHRLSTIMSADQIVLVNDGRIEARGRHEELLATSPLYASMWQAHIATRDNSEMEGGLTHA, encoded by the coding sequence ATGAAGAAAAAATCTGTCCTTGCTTGGATTTGGGACTTTGTTTCCCTTCATAAGATATATTTTGTGCTCAGTCTGATCTTTGCATTTGCCTCTGTGATTTCAGGATTTCTGCCTTATTTCTTTATTGGTGGAATGATTAATCAGCTCTTGAATGGTAATAAAAACTGGGATTTCTACCTGCATCAGTCAGCTTGGGCAGGTATGGCCTGGATTGGCTACTGGGGATTCCATGGTATTTCCACCATGCTGTCGCATACGGCTACTTTTAAGATTCTAGCGGAAATGCGGCACCGCCTGACAGATAAGCTAGCTAGGTTGCCTTTAGGCACAGTGCTCAGTCAGTCATCAGGCAGTTATAAAAACATTATCGTTGAGCGGGTAGATGCGACCGAAACGACCTTGGCTCACCTAATTCCAGAGTTTACTGCTGGGATTTTTGGTCCGATTATTGTTCTCATTGCCATGCTGATTATCGATTGGCGGCTGACCTTGCTGTCTCTCCTGACTATTCCCATCGTGGCGCTGGCCTATATGCGGATGGCTGTCAATAGCGAAGCGGACTATCAAAATACTCTGGTCAAGACCAAAAAACTCAATGATACAGCGGTGGAATACATCAATGGGATTGAAGTCATCAAGGTCTTTGGCAAGGAAAAATTTTCATACGATAAGTTTGTGACGGCTGCTAGAGAAGGAGCAGACTGCTTTATTGAGTGGATGCGCAAGTTCAATCTAGAGATGGGTATTGTGACTGCTTTTCTGCCATCAGGTTTGCTCTTTCTGCTGCCGGCTGGCTGTTATTTCTATCTGCAAGGTAGTTTGACTGCTAGTAATTTCATTCTGATGATTATTCTTTCGCTCAGTCTTCTGACTCCTCTGATTTTAGTGGCTAGTTACATGGACGATTTACGGAAAATCGGGACTATTTTTGGCCAAGTCATTGATATTTTGGAAAAGCCTGATTTGAAAAGGCCTCAGGAACTGAGAGAACTTCCAAAAGGAAGGGATCTGGTCATGACGGATGTCAGCTTTGGCTATACAGATGAAGAGGAAGTACTGCACGACATTTCGCTAGATATTCAGGCTAGCAGCATCAATGCTTTAGTTGGGCCATCAGGCTCAGGTAAGTCTACAATTGCCAAGCTTCTAGCTTCTTTCTGGGATGTCACTTCTGGTCAGATTACCTATGGGGGATTGGATATTCGCCAGCTTCCGCTAGACTATTACAGTCGGCAGATTGCTTACGTGACCCAGGATAACTATCTCTTTGATGAGACTATTATGGAAAATATTCGGATGGGAAATCCAGCGGCTTCTGACGAAGAGGTCATCGAAATTGCCCGTCGCTGTGGCTGTTATGACTTTATCATGAACTTGGAAGACGGCTTTGAAACTCAGGTAGGATCTGGCGGCGGTCATCTATCTGGTGGGGAGCGTCAGCGGATTGCTATCGCCCGTGCCATGCTTAAGGATGCGCCAATTCTTATCTTGGATGAAGCGACTGCTTATACAGATCCTGAAAATGAAGCACGGATTCAGTCCAGTCTAGCTCGTTTGATTGAAGGACGGACCTTGATTGTCATTGCCCACCGATTGTCTACGATTATGAGCGCAGACCAGATAGTCCTGGTCAATGATGGTCGGATTGAAGCTAGAGGCCGGCATGAAGAATTGCTGGCAACCAGTCCGCTTTATGCTTCAATGTGGCAGGCCCATATTGCTACCAGGGATAATAGTGAGATGGAAGGAGGGCTGACTCATGCTTAA
- a CDS encoding TetR/AcrR family transcriptional regulator translates to MKKETDELNEKILESARSEFLVYGYQDASLRRICRAAGLTTGALYKRYESKDSLFTALLEPTLTALDQYGQEQKRRDYAFLEEGHLSDMWAHRLEDLQSLMRILYEHKDIMQLLLFKSQGSSQADFRMRLPHLAADETYRYLELAYKEGKINHLVKHEFLRSCMTAYYTAVFEPLAKDWPQEQALKFCHSIMDLFDWGGLLGF, encoded by the coding sequence ATGAAAAAAGAAACAGATGAGTTAAACGAAAAAATCTTGGAAAGCGCGAGGAGTGAGTTCTTAGTTTATGGGTATCAGGATGCTTCACTTCGGAGAATTTGTCGCGCTGCTGGCTTGACGACTGGGGCACTTTATAAGCGCTATGAGAGTAAGGACAGTCTCTTTACTGCTCTGCTTGAGCCCACTCTAACAGCCTTAGACCAGTATGGACAAGAGCAGAAGCGACGTGACTATGCTTTCTTAGAAGAGGGACACCTGTCTGACATGTGGGCCCATCGCTTGGAAGATCTCCAGTCCCTGATGCGGATTCTCTATGAGCATAAGGATATTATGCAGCTCTTGCTCTTTAAATCTCAGGGATCTTCTCAAGCGGACTTCAGGATGCGTCTGCCTCATTTGGCTGCAGACGAGACTTATCGCTATTTGGAGCTGGCTTACAAAGAGGGTAAGATCAATCATTTGGTCAAACACGAGTTTCTGCGATCGTGCATGACAGCTTATTACACAGCTGTATTTGAGCCCTTGGCTAAAGACTGGCCCCAAGAGCAGGCGCTGAAATTTTGCCATTCCATCATGGACTTGTTTGACTGGGGAGGTTTGCTAGGTTTTTGA
- a CDS encoding GNAT family N-acetyltransferase, whose protein sequence is MVYAIKQKKERTTIHYKTNPQLDFAAVLDLYASVGWSNYINYPRRLEQAFHQSLFVMAAYDEDKLVALIRAVGDGLTIVFIQDLLVYPQYQRKGIGRSLLQQTLERFKNVYQIQLATEQSDKNLAFYRELGFRRQEDFDCTGMIYAPNKK, encoded by the coding sequence ATGGTTTATGCAATCAAACAAAAAAAGGAGAGGACTACGATTCATTATAAAACAAATCCGCAGCTAGATTTTGCTGCTGTACTAGATCTCTATGCTTCGGTTGGTTGGAGCAATTACATCAATTATCCTCGTCGGTTAGAGCAAGCCTTCCATCAGTCTTTGTTTGTGATGGCGGCCTATGATGAAGACAAGTTGGTTGCTTTGATTCGAGCGGTCGGAGATGGGCTTACCATTGTCTTTATTCAGGATTTGTTGGTGTATCCGCAGTACCAGCGTAAGGGAATTGGCCGAAGCCTTCTTCAGCAGACGTTGGAAAGATTTAAGAATGTTTACCAAATCCAGTTGGCAACGGAGCAGTCAGATAAAAATCTAGCTTTTTATCGAGAGCTCGGCTTTCGCCGACAGGAAGATTTCGACTGTACTGGCATGATTTATGCACCTAATAAAAAATAA